One part of the Ziziphus jujuba cultivar Dongzao chromosome 2, ASM3175591v1 genome encodes these proteins:
- the LOC107408993 gene encoding uncharacterized protein LOC107408993 — MLATCCSSATPPNPSLPPLTITPNNVCNSFIPINRRNLLSLLTLSTTHFSDFAFKPISLPVASARGLFQMPPVRLTNRYFLVRAGESEFESLGIINTNPVAKTSVDSGLSEKGKKQTLKAALELKTRGACARNCWIWPSITQRAYQAAEIIASVNGISRSYIVPEYSFLDARGLGAYEGKSLESVLEVYASDSISPNTKPPPIDDGTPNESVADVFVRVTQLMSILETQYSGDTVVIVSPDSDNLTILQAGLIGLDLRRHTELSFAPGEVRFVDTSSIPAYKQPASAVYKCFNPPNCN; from the exons ATGCTCGCCACTTGTTGTTCCTCCGCTACTCCTCCAAACCCATCTTTGCCTCCATTAACAATAACACCCAACAATGTCTGCAATTCATTCATACCCATTAATCGCCGCAACCTCCTTTCTCTACTCACTCTTTCTACGACCCACTTCTCCGATTTTGCTTTCAAACCCATTTCACTCCCTGTGGCTTCTGCTCGTGGCCTCTTTCAGATGCCCCCCGTTCGCCTCACCAACCG gtattttctGGTGAGAGCTGGGGAGTCTGAATTCGAGAGCTTGGGGATTATTAATACGAATCCCGTTGCCAAAACTTCTGTGGATAGTGGGTTATCAGAGAAAGGGAAGAAGCAGACATTGAAAGCAGCTCTTGAGTTGAAAACTAGAGGTGCTTGTGCAAGGAACTGTTGGATATGGCCCTCTATTACTCAGAGAGCTTACCAGGCTGCTGAGATCATTGCTTCTGTTAATGGGATTAGCCGAAG cTATATTGTCCCAGAGTATAGCTTTCTGGATGCTCGTGGATTGGGAGCCTATGAAGGGAAGAGCTTGGAATCCGTTTTAgaa GTTTATGCATCAGACAGTATTTCTCCAAACACAAAGCCACCTCCTATTGATGATGGAACCCCAAATGAGAGTGTTGCGGATGTATTTGTTCGTGTAACACAGCTCATGTCTATTCTTGAGACCCAGTATTCAGGTGATACTGTGGTTATTGTCTCGCCAGATTCTGACAATTTGACAATCCTCCAAGCTGGTCTAATTGGACTTGATCTGCGAAG GCATACAGAACTTTCTTTTGCCCCTGGAGAAGTCAGATTTGTTGATACAAGTAGCATACCTGCTTACAAGCAACCTGCATCTGCTGTATATAAGTGTTTTAATCCACCAAATTGTAACTAA
- the LOC107418410 gene encoding protein KINESIN LIGHT CHAIN-RELATED 3, which yields MPGIVMDGISEEGVMNGINGNSTPSKENEAVSKSPKSASSPQNPRSAGQSPRSADQSPKNVVPQSPQNGGHDLPGDMVVDTSIEQLYENVCDMQSSDRSPSRRSFGSDGDESRIDSELRHLVGGEMKEVEIMEEEVLEKPVDDSRSESASKKGSLSAGKKPGKVERTRSASTKSVSSGNSKKASSLPVDSETSKPSDTKDKTPEKPPINRRDKNIRKYKKKQRNSPLGGVKLQNGTEDSTESGLDNPDLGPFLLKQARGLISLGDNPQKALELALRAAKSFEICSDGKPSLELVMCLHVTAAIYCSLGQYNEAIPVLERSIEIPVIEEGQGHALAKFAGHMQLGDTYAMLGMLENSIMAYTTGLEIQKQVLGETDPRVGETCRYLAEAHVQALQFDEAQKLCQMALDIHKQNGSPASVEEAADRRLMGLICETKGDHEAALEHLVLASMAMVANGQEVEVASVDCSIGDTYLSLSRYDEAVFAYQKALTVFKTSKGENHPSVGSVFIRLADLYNRTGKLRESKSYCENALRIYEKPVPGIPPEEIASGLTDISAIYESMDELEQAIKLLQKALSIYNDAPGQQSTIAGIEAQMGVMYYMLGNYSESYNSFKSAISKLRASGEKKSAFFGIALNQMGLACVQRYAINEAAELFEEARTILEQECGPYHPDTLGVYSNLAGTYDAVGRLDEAIEVLEYVVGMREEKLGTANPDVDDEKRRLAELLREAGRVRNRKNRSLENLLDSNSHGITNDDSKLG from the exons ATGCCTGGAATAGTTATGGATGGTATTAGTGAAGAAGGGGTAATGAATGGAATAAATGGAAATTCTACACCTTCTAAAGAAAATGAAGCAGTGAGTAAATCCCCAAAGAGTGCATCAAGTCCACAGAACCCCCGTAGTGCCGGTCAGAGCCCCCGTAGTGCCGATCAGAGCCCCAAGAATGTTGTTCCTCAGAGCCCCCAGAATGGAGGTCATGATCTTCCTGGTGATATGGTGGTTGACACCTCAATCGAGCAGCTTTATGAAAATGTTTGTGACATGCAAAGTTCTGATCGGTCACCTTCGAGGCGCAGCTTTGGGTCTGATGGTGATGAGTCTAGGATTGACTCAGAGCTTCGCCATCTTGTTGGAGGAGAGATGAAGGAAGTTGAGATAATGGAAGAGGAAGTGCTTGAAAAGCCGGTGGATGATTCTCGTAGTGAGTCTGCTTCAAAGAAAGGAAGTTTGTCTGCAGGTAAAAAACCAGGAAAGGTGGAGAGGACAAGATCTGCTAGTACAAAATCTGTTTCTTCTGGGAATTCAAAgaaagcttcttccttgccagtGGATTCTGAAACATCAAAGCCTAGTGATACCAAGGACAAAACTCCAGAGAAACCTCCGATAAATAGGCGAGATAAGAATATAAGGAAATATAAGAAGAAACAACGAAATTCTCCTTTAGGAGGGGTGAAGCTACAGAATGGAACTGAAGATTCAACTGAATCTGGATTAGATAATCCGGATCTGGGGCCCTTTTTGCTTAAGCAAGCAAGGGGCTTGATTTCTTTAGGGGATAATCCCCAGAAAGCTCTTGAACTAGCTCTACGAGCAGCGAAATCATTTGAAATATGTTCAGATGGGAAACCAAGTTTAGAACTAGTGATGTGTTTGCATGTTACAGCAGCAATATACTGTAGCTTAGGCCAGTATAATGAGGCAATTCCAGTTCTTGAGCGCTCGATTGAGATTCCAGTGATTGAGGAAGGCCAGGGGCATGCCCTTGCTAAATTTGCAGGTCACATGCAGTTAGGTGATACTTATGCAATGCTGGGCATGCTTGAGAATTCAATTATGGCTTACACAACGGGATTGGAAATCCAAAAACAAGTTTTGGGAGAAACAGACCCAAGAGTTGGTGAGACCTGTAGATATCTGGCTGAAGCTCATGTTCAAGCGTTGCAGTTTGATGAGGCTCAGAAGCTTTGTCAGATGGCTCTTGATATTCATAAACAAAATGGTTCCCCTGCTTCTGTGGAAGAGGCAGCAGATAGGAGGCTCATGGGTCTTATATGTGAAACAAAGGGAGATCATGAAGCTGCTCTGGAGCACCTTGTTTTAGCCAGCATGGCAATGGTGGCAAATGGACAGGAAGTGGAGGTTGCTTCTGTTGATTGCAGCATTGGAGATACATACTTATCTTTGTCTCGGTACGATGAGGCTGTTTTTGCTTATCAGAAAGCACTTACTGTGTTCAAGACCTCCAAAGGTGAGAACCATCCATCCGTTGGTTCAGTTTTCATCCGTCTAGCTGATTTGTACAACAGAACTGGAAAATTGAGGGAATCAAAATCTTACTGTGAGAATGCCCTCCGAATTTATGAGAAGCCTGTTCCTGGAATTCCTCCAGAGGAGATAGCTAGTGGCCTCACTGATATTTCTGCTATCTATGAATCAATGGATGAGCTTGAGCAGGCAATCAAGTTGCTACAGAAGGCTTTAAGTATATACAATGATGCTCCTGGTCAGCAGAGCACAATAGCTGGAATTGAAGCTCAGATGGGGGTCATGTACTATATGCTGGGGAATTATTCAGAATCTTACAACTCCTTCAAGAGTGCCATTTCAAAACTCCGGGCAAGTGGAGAGAAGAAATCTGCCTTCTTTGGAATTGCTCTAAACCAAATGGGGCTTGCCTGTGTACAGCGTTATGCTATCAATGAGGCTGCGGAATTATTTGAAGAAGCAAGGACTATTTTGGAACAAGAGTGCGGACCATATCACCCTGACACACTTGGGGTATATAGCAACCTAGCTGGCACATATGATGCAGTTGGCAG GTTGGATGAAGCGATCGAAGTCTTAGAGTATGTTGTTGGCATGAGGGAGGAAAAACTAGGGACTGCAAATCCTGATGTGGATGATGAGAAAAGAAGGTTGGCTGAGCTACTGAGAGAAGCAGGAAGAGtcagaaacagaaaaaataGGTCGCTGGAGAACCTCCTTGATTCCAACTCACATGGAATAACGAATGATGATAGTAAGTTAGGATAA
- the LOC107418414 gene encoding CASP-like protein 4A3 isoform X2 → MNKSASKNSESSAHSRHSSLSPHNYHSPLRSEAGDPHEATPYASPENSPQKTVDNSRAIVTTNATNTEKYTQYSPLRPNMQDNNNNNNNNSNNYNNYRKTVENASAMPEKSPSPVVVLNRSTSMELPSSVTKVGPATSVIGGGDGGGGGGRSRYQQGRRPQNEDVMKSAALGFRVSEFVLCLISFSVMAADKTQGWSGDSFDRYKEYRYCLSVNVIACVYSAFQAYDLVYHLVYGKHLIRHHLRHHFEFSLDQILAYLLISASSSAATRVDDWQSNWGKDEFTQMASASVGMSFLAFVAFAISSLISGYNLWNPNSV, encoded by the exons aTGAATAAATCAGCGTCGAAGAACTCCGAGTCGTCGGCACACTCGCGCCACTCGTCGCTATCACCTCATAACTACCACTCACCTCTCCGATCCGAAGCCGGTGATCCTCACGAAGCGACGCCATATGCCTCGCCGGAGAACTCGCCTCAGAAAACGGTGGACAACTCCAGAGCCATCGTCACCACAAACGCCACCAACACCGAGAAGTACACTCAGTACTCGCCTCTCCGACCTAACATGcaagacaacaacaacaacaacaacaacaacagcaacaactaCAATAACTACCGGAAAACCGTGGAGAACGCAAGCGCGATGCCGGAGAAATCGCCGTCGCCGGTGGTGGTGCTCAACCGGTCGACGTCGATGGAATTGCCGTCGTCGGTCACGAAGGTGGGTCCTGCCACTAGTGTTATTGGCGGTGGggacggtggtggtggtggagggaGATCGAGGTATCAGCAGGGAAGGAGGCCGCAGAATGAGGATGTGATGAAGAGTGCCgctttagggtttagggttagcgAGTTCGTTCTCTGCTTGATTTCTTTCTCGGTTATGGCCGCTGATAAGACTCAGGGCTGGAGCGGCGACTCTTTTGACCGCTACAAGGAATAcag GTATTGTTTGTCTGTGAATGTTATCGCATGTGTATATTCGGCATTTCAAGCTTATGATCTAGTCTACCATCTTGTCTATGGGAAACATTTGATTCGCCATCACCTCCGGCATCATTTTGAGTTTTCATTGGACCAG ATATTGGCATACCTTCTCATATCAGCATCGTCGTCAGCGGCCACGAGGGTTGATGATTGGCAATCAAACTGGGGAAAAGATGAGTTCACACAGATGGCTAGTGCTTCAGTTGGAATGTCCTTCCTGGCTTTTGTTGCCTTCGCCATTAGCTCACTTATATCGGGTTACAACCTTTGGAACCCTAATTCAGTTTGA
- the LOC107406615 gene encoding E3 ubiquitin-protein ligase SIS3 codes for MAIRGVDFKWYDGFFLSMLATSVVIVAINWKRYHTCKYPLHIWIVVDYTTVFVFRLLMFVDNGLAAGMGLDFGWQQRYARFCWRIVVLSILSLILYPFLWAWTVIGTLWFKSSRYCLPEEGQKWGFLIWLLFSYCALLCIACMSLGKWLTRRQAHLLRAQQGIPISEYGVFVDMIRVPDWAFEAAGQETRGMGQDAAAYHPGLYLTPAQREAVEALIQELPKFRLKAVPTDCSECPICLEEFHVGNEVRGLPCAHNFHVECIDEWLRLNVKCPRCRCSVFPNLDLSALSNLRAESERSSVSVVTANRYVRAQPSSQSYLLRLQGLLRPVRTENVGAWRDTDTLETAENGAASVTVVAEGPSMEMAASERVVVGQSTPLQH; via the exons ATGGCCATTAGAGGCGTTGATTTCAAGTG GTACGACGGGTTCTTCTTGTCTATGCTCGCGACGAGCGT AGTTATTGTTGCGATTAATTGGAAGCGGTATCATACTTGTAAATACCCATTGCACATATGGATCGTg GTGGATTACACTACTGTGTTTGTTTTTCGCTTGTTGATGTTTGTAGATAATGGACTTGCTGCTGGAATGGGTTT GGATTTTGGCTGGCAGCAGAGGTATGCTCGTTTCTGCTGGAGGATAGTGGTTCTTTCAATTCTTTCTCTGATCCTCTATCCGTTTCTTTGGGCTTGGACCGTAATTGGTACTCTGTGGTTCAAAAGCTCAAGATACTGT TTGCCTGAAGAAGGTCAGAAATGGGGGTTCCTTATTTGGCTGCTGTTTAGCTACTGTGCACTGCTTTGCATTGCTTGTATGTCACTGGGGAAG TGGTTGACCCGAAGACAGGCACACTTATTACGTGCTCAACAGGGGATTCCAATATCAGAATATGGG GTTTTTGTGGACATGATCCGAGTTCCTGATTGGGCATTTGAAGCTGCTGGTCAAGAAACAAGAGGCATGGGCCAAGATGCTGCTGCGTACCATCCTGGTCTTTACCTGACTCCAGCGCAg AGAGAAGCAGTGGAAGCTCTTATTCAGGAACTTCCCAAGTTTCGTCTAAAGGCTGTTCCAACTGATTGCAGTGAATGTCCCATCTGCTTAGAAGAGTTCCATGTTGGCAATGAG GTTCGGGGCCTGCCCTGTGCTCACAATTTCCATGTAGAATGCATTGATGAGTGGCTGCGACTGAATGTGAAATGTCCTCGATGTCGTTGCTCAGTCTTCCCAAATCTTGACCTTAGTGCTCTGTCCAATCTTCGTGCTGAATCTGAACGGTCATCCGTCAGTGTAGTGACAGCCAACCGGTATGTAAGAGCCCAACCTTCCAGTCAGAGCTATTTGTTGAGACTGCAAGGTCTGCTTCGCCCGGTCCGCACTGAAAATGTAGGTGCATGGAGGGATACGGACACATTGGAAACTGCTGAAAATGGGGCTGCGTCTGTAACTGTGGTTGCTGAGGGTCCAAGCATGGAGATGGCAGCTTCTGAACGTGTAGTTGTCGGTCAGTCCACTCCACTTCAACACTAA
- the LOC107406619 gene encoding protein EXECUTER 2, chloroplastic gives MALGNAFWVGQANPLPQFRPQFCCSDFSTNKFINNNNLSFVLGWGCTLQTKPPISSSSSSSSSPSSSSSSPSLPSSIRNRRKSNLYCRCSSNNRNDSNGSSLEWDWTRWTRHFSEIEQAESFASVLKFQLEDAIEKEDFQEAAKLKMAIEEATSKDAVAEIMSELKSAIDEERYHDASKLCRHTGSGLVGWWVGYSRDSDDPFGRLIHITPGVGRFVGRCYSPKQLVTASSGTPLFEIFVVKSVDDTYVMQVVYLQRAKGNSTNSPNSPFKPAKSQSTPEVENASVADAQVNEGKAEKSEEKGINIEEATEEGIKSVINFLKDKIPGLKVKVMNVNVTEEVTEDGDSVKQLMQENDEKESSGESSEDESKLDEIQPNEVTLGGGSNTTTEDEKDLDMKLFIGGVVHNNEDTPTKDEYVRHPAEINDMERDSFVLHIPCRNIDYDTMDSKVSKVKVATVAAEGVELMPTDVAKAFLTSDKVSSKVSRSVREIVKLAVSQAQKKNRLSEFTNFNRITTSNGDLDPFEGLYVGAFGPYGTEVVQLRRKFGHWNGSDNEDDASDIEFFEYVEAVKLTGDLNVPAGQVTFRAKIGRGNRLSNRGMYPEELGVVASYKGQGRIAEFGFRNPQWVDGELLQLNGKGIGPYVKGADLGFLYVIPEQSFLVLFNRLKLPH, from the exons ATGGCGTTGGGAAATGCATTTTGGGTGGGTCAAGCTAACCCACTTCCTCAATTCAGACCACAATTTTGTTGCTCTGATTTTTCAACCAacaaatttatcaataataataatttgagttTCGTTCTGGGTTGGGGTTGTACTCTTCAAACCAAGCCTCccatttcttcctcttcttcttcttcttcttctccttcttcgtCTTCCTCCTCTCCTTCTCTTCCTTCTTCAATCAGGAACCGTAGAAAGTCAAACCTTTATTGCCGTTGTAGTAGTAACAACAGGAATGACTCTAATGGGTCTTCGTTGGAATGGGATTGGACTCGTTGGACCCGCCATTTCTCTGAGATTGAACAAGCCGAGAGCTTTGCTTCTGTTCTCAAG TTTCAACTTGAAGATGCAATTGAGAAGGAAGACTTCCAAGAAGCTGCAAAGTTGAAAATGGCCATTGAAGAAGCTACATCCAAGGATGCTGTTGCTGAAATCATGTCTGAGTTGAAG aGTGCAATAGATGAAGAGCGTTATCATGATGCTTCAAAGTTATGCAGACACACTGGAAGTGGACTG GTAGGTTGGTGGGTTGGCTATTCCAGAGATTCAGATGATCCTTTTGGTAGATTAATACATATAACTCCTGGTGTTGGTAGATTTGTTGGCAGATGTTACAGTCCAAA GCAGTTGGTAACTGCATCTTCAGGGACTCccctttttgaaatttttgtggtAAAAAGTGTCGATGACACATATGTTATGCAG GTTGTATACTTGCAACGAGCCAAAGGAAACTCTACAAATTCCCCAAATTCACCATTCAAACCTGCAAAAAGCCAATCAACTCCTGAAGTTGAGAATGCATCTGTAGCAGATGCTCAGGTGAATGAAGGCAAAGCAGAGAAAAGTGAGGAGAAAGGCATTAATATAGAGGAAGCAACTGAGGAAGGTATAAAAAGTgtgattaattttctaaaagatAAAATTCCGGGATTGAAAGTTAAAGTCATGAATGTCAATGTTACTGAGGAAGTGACCGAGGATGGTGATTCTGTGAAGCAGTTGATGCAAGAAAATGATGAGAAAGAAAGTTCTGGTGAGAGTTCTGAAGATGAAAGTAAGCTGGATGAGATTCAGCCAAATGAGGTCACTCTTGGAGGAGGTAGCAATACAACAACAGAAGATGAAAAGGATTTAGATATGAAACTTTTTATTGGTGGAGTTGTACATAACAATGAGGATACTCCCACCAAGGATGAGTATGTGCGTCACCCAGCTGAAATAAATGATATGGAGAGGGATTCCTTTGTTCTGCATATTCCTTGCAGAAACATAGATTATGATACCATGGATAGTAAAGTGTCAAAAGTCAAAGTGGCAACTGTAGCAGCTGAAGGGGTCGAGCTTATGCCTACTGATGTAGCCAAGGCATTTTTGACTTCTGACAAAGTTTCTTCAAAG GTTTCAAGAAGTGTGCGTGAAATAGTCAAACTTGCTGTTAGTCAAGCACAGAAAAAGAATAGATTGTCTGAGTTCACAAATTTTAATCGGATCACCACATCCAATGGAGATCTAGATCCATTTGAGG GTCTATACGTTGGTGCATTTGGCCCTTATGGAACTGAGGTAGTGCAGCTGAGGCGTAAATTTGGCCACTGGAATGGTTCTGATAACGAAGATGATGCTTCAGATATTGAGTTCTTTGAATATGTTGAGGCAGTGAAGCTAACTGGGGATCTAAATGTTCCTGCAGGCCAG GTGACGTTTCGTGCCAAAATTGGGAGAGGGAATCGACTTTCCAACCGTGGGATGTATCCGGAGGAATTAGGAGTG GTTGCAAGTTATAAAGGTCAAGGAAGAATAGCTGAATTTGGGTTCCGAAATCCACAATGGGTTGATGGAGAACTTCTCCAGCTTAATGGCAAG GGTATTGGACCATATGTCAAAGGTGCAGACCTCGGTTTCCTTTATGTCATCCCTGAGCAAAGTTTTCTGGTTCTGTTCAACCGTTTGAAACTACCACACTGA
- the LOC107418414 gene encoding CASP-like protein 4A3 isoform X1, with protein MNKSASKNSESSAHSRHSSLSPHNYHSPLRSEAGDPHEATPYASPENSPQKTVDNSRAIVTTNATNTEKYTQYSPLRPNMQDNNNNNNNNSNNYNNYRKTVENASAMPEKSPSPVVVLNRSTSMELPSSVTKVGPATSVIGGGDGGGGGGRSRYQQGRRPQNEDVMKSAALGFRVSEFVLCLISFSVMAADKTQGWSGDSFDRYKEYRYCLSVNVIACVYSAFQAYDLVYHLVYGKHLIRHHLRHHFEFSLDQAAQKGFGGVLEEETESVIAPCFSFTSACVIWFKTVYLIYLFLLKLKLFVNRCHVFIYGFESRLITCDLVGTLARHLIPIREHCCLIDICS; from the exons aTGAATAAATCAGCGTCGAAGAACTCCGAGTCGTCGGCACACTCGCGCCACTCGTCGCTATCACCTCATAACTACCACTCACCTCTCCGATCCGAAGCCGGTGATCCTCACGAAGCGACGCCATATGCCTCGCCGGAGAACTCGCCTCAGAAAACGGTGGACAACTCCAGAGCCATCGTCACCACAAACGCCACCAACACCGAGAAGTACACTCAGTACTCGCCTCTCCGACCTAACATGcaagacaacaacaacaacaacaacaacaacagcaacaactaCAATAACTACCGGAAAACCGTGGAGAACGCAAGCGCGATGCCGGAGAAATCGCCGTCGCCGGTGGTGGTGCTCAACCGGTCGACGTCGATGGAATTGCCGTCGTCGGTCACGAAGGTGGGTCCTGCCACTAGTGTTATTGGCGGTGGggacggtggtggtggtggagggaGATCGAGGTATCAGCAGGGAAGGAGGCCGCAGAATGAGGATGTGATGAAGAGTGCCgctttagggtttagggttagcgAGTTCGTTCTCTGCTTGATTTCTTTCTCGGTTATGGCCGCTGATAAGACTCAGGGCTGGAGCGGCGACTCTTTTGACCGCTACAAGGAATAcag GTATTGTTTGTCTGTGAATGTTATCGCATGTGTATATTCGGCATTTCAAGCTTATGATCTAGTCTACCATCTTGTCTATGGGAAACATTTGATTCGCCATCACCTCCGGCATCATTTTGAGTTTTCATTGGACCAG gcTGCACAAAAGGGGTTTGGGGGTGTATTGGAGGAGGAAACCGAGTCAGTGATTGCACCATGCTTCAGTTTTACATCTGCTTGTGTAATCTGGTTTAAAactgtttatttaatttatttatttttgctcaagttaaaattatttgttaatagATGCCATGTATTCATTTATGGGTTTGAATCTAGATTAATAACCTGTGACCTTGTTGGAACTTTAGCTCGGCATTTGATACCAATAAGAGAACATTGTTGTCTGATTGATATATGTAGCTAA
- the LOC132800721 gene encoding uncharacterized protein LOC132800721, with translation MLDSKDDLEAVEGDELLNESVIVGSVLLDKLWCLRESQSDSDWNGNVKDVSLFMMADTAYSSCCVDEVGASHINADYVVHHGHACFSPTTTLPAFFVFGKASTGVSNCVKNLSDHAVRNGKPFLVPFGLEYAHLIQHIRDEVVEACMNSSRLEIQFAETMSSDMNPSESRKISNGSLEAASVFSDDKCIRTVVGNRYTIGGLVWELHEEYKMEDYLFFWIGCGNAAFASVVLTLYGCEIDMMQSLIAW, from the exons ATGTTGGATTCGAAGGACGATCTTGAAGCTGTGGAAGGAG ATGAGCTCCTAAATGAGTCGGTGATAGTTGGGAGTGTTTTACTGGACAAGCTTTGGTGTCTACGAGAATCTCAATCCGATAGCGACTGGAATGGCAACGTGAAAGATGTATCTTTGTTTATGATGGCCGACACAGCGTACAGTAGCTGTTGCGTGGATGAGGTCGGAGCATCGCACATCAATGCTGATTATGTCGTGCACCACGGCCACGCGTGCTTCAGCCC GACTACAACTCTTCCAGCattctttgtttttggaaaaGCTTCAACTGGTGTGTCCAATTGTGTAAAAAATTTATCAGATCATGCTGTGAGAAACGGCAAACCTTTCCTG GTTCCCTTTGGGCTAGAATATGCACATTTGATACAGCATATAAGAGATGAAGTGGTAGAAGCATGTATGAATAGCTCTAGATTAGAAATCCAATTTGCTGAAACTATGTCTTCGGACATGAATCCATCAGAATCTCGTAAGATCTCCAATGGGAGCTTGGAAGCAGCTAGTGTCTTCTCTGATGATAAATGTATCAGGACAGTGGTTGGTAATAGATATACCATTGGAGGCTTGGTCTGGGAATTACATGAGGAATACAAAATGGAGGACTACTTGTTTTTTTGGATTGGTTGTGGAAATGCTGCATTTGCAAGTGTTGTACTGACGTTATATGGTTGTGAAATAG ATATGATGCAAAGTCTAATTGCATGGTGA